Proteins encoded in a region of the Neisseria subflava genome:
- a CDS encoding mechanosensitive ion channel family protein, which produces MWNTMHEWLNALPVSEEIIKSALMSMLMIVAVIAGRSILLSAHFRSHPDLSIENKRRSLVFSRNVTMLLILLGLAMIWAAQIQTLALSMFAVAAAIVVATKELIMCLSGSILRSVTKQYSIGDYIEINGLRGRVVDINMLNTLMMQIGPNPLIGQLSGKTLSFPNSLLLSHTVRRDNILGNYVIHTVEIPVPIHLDSDEIIGCLKAVLEPSCAAYVPVIQQYLENVQAQKLFITPAAQPRVSRVPHDDKVYHIIVRFASPVSKRLEIQQAVLDEFLRTQYRLINQTK; this is translated from the coding sequence ATGTGGAACACCATGCATGAATGGCTGAACGCTTTGCCTGTCAGTGAAGAAATTATTAAATCGGCGTTGATGTCGATGTTGATGATTGTGGCCGTCATTGCCGGGCGCAGCATTTTGCTCTCGGCGCATTTTCGCAGCCATCCGGATTTGAGCATTGAAAACAAACGCCGCTCGCTGGTGTTCAGCCGCAACGTGACCATGTTGCTGATCCTGCTCGGGCTGGCGATGATTTGGGCGGCGCAGATTCAAACTTTGGCGTTGTCGATGTTTGCGGTAGCCGCAGCGATTGTGGTGGCGACCAAAGAGCTGATTATGTGTTTGTCCGGCAGCATCCTGCGCTCAGTAACCAAACAATATTCCATCGGCGACTACATCGAAATCAACGGCCTGCGCGGACGGGTGGTCGATATCAATATGCTGAACACGCTGATGATGCAAATCGGCCCTAATCCGTTGATCGGCCAACTTTCCGGCAAAACGCTCTCGTTTCCCAACAGCCTGCTTTTGAGCCATACCGTACGCCGCGACAATATTTTGGGCAATTATGTGATTCATACGGTGGAAATCCCCGTGCCGATTCATTTGGATTCGGACGAAATCATAGGCTGTCTGAAAGCCGTTCTTGAGCCGTCGTGCGCAGCCTATGTTCCCGTTATCCAACAATATTTGGAAAACGTTCAAGCGCAAAAACTCTTTATTACCCCCGCCGCCCAGCCGCGCGTGTCCCGCGTGCCGCATGATGACAAGGTGTACCACATCATCGTACGCTTCGCCTCCCCCGTTTCCAAACGGCTGGAAATACAACAGGCCGTCTTAGACGAATTTTTGCGCACGCAATACCGACTGATCAACCAAACAAAATAG
- a CDS encoding restriction endonuclease, giving the protein MGKQARLYMVRSTQGALYDVFFERGVAALAWPMLAEAAAKGFGREELTDIYRSAVPDVKLRTAQSGAAQMWRFVNELADGDAVLTYSPTLRRYRVGRITGGAVHCPQWDDEKMSLVRPVEWLGEVCRDDLSVVAQRALGSVATLFAVSEACAAEIFERVGFQTA; this is encoded by the coding sequence ATGGGAAAACAAGCCAGACTTTATATGGTTCGCAGCACGCAAGGTGCGCTTTATGATGTATTTTTTGAACGCGGTGTGGCGGCATTGGCCTGGCCCATGCTGGCCGAAGCGGCGGCAAAAGGTTTTGGCCGTGAGGAACTGACGGATATTTACCGTTCAGCCGTGCCGGATGTGAAATTGAGAACGGCGCAATCGGGTGCGGCTCAGATGTGGCGGTTTGTCAACGAGTTGGCCGATGGAGATGCCGTATTGACCTACTCGCCTACCCTGCGCCGTTATCGGGTTGGCAGGATTACGGGCGGTGCGGTACATTGTCCGCAATGGGACGATGAAAAAATGTCGCTGGTGCGGCCGGTTGAGTGGCTGGGCGAAGTGTGCCGCGATGATTTGAGCGTGGTAGCGCAACGGGCTTTGGGCAGCGTGGCAACTTTGTTTGCGGTATCGGAAGCGTGTGCGGCAGAAATTTTTGAACGCGTGGGTTTTCAGACGGCCTAA